The Burkholderiales bacterium genome has a window encoding:
- the rplW gene encoding 50S ribosomal protein L23, producing MSQATTTFGKREERLMQVLLAPVISEKSTMVGEKRNQYVFRVCSDATKPEIKAAVEMMFSTQVKSVSIVNVRGKEKRAGRFMGRRNNWKKAYVALAQGQEITFAEGENK from the coding sequence ATGAGCCAGGCAACCACCACTTTCGGCAAGCGCGAAGAGCGCCTGATGCAGGTGCTGCTCGCTCCGGTGATCTCGGAGAAGAGCACCATGGTCGGCGAGAAGCGCAACCAGTACGTGTTTCGCGTGTGCAGCGACGCGACCAAGCCGGAGATCAAGGCGGCGGTCGAGATGATGTTCAGCACGCAGGTGAAGTCGGTCAGCATCGTCAACGTGCGCGGCAAGGAAAAGCGCGCGGGCCGCTTCATGGGTCGCCGCAACAACTGGAAGAAGGCTTACGTCGCGCTGGCCCAAGGCCAGGAG
- the rplD gene encoding 50S ribosomal protein L4, with product MELKIINEQGQSTSSVNASDAAFGREYNEALVHQVVTAFMANGRQGTRSQKDRGEVRHSTKKPWNQKGTGRARAGMTSSPLWRGGGRIFPNRPDENFSHKLNRKMYRAGLSSIFSQLAREERLAVVESFTLEAPKTKLLAQKLKGMGLASVLIITDALDENLGLASRNLPFVDVVSVAGADPVSLIRADHVIVTRGAVAKIEEMFA from the coding sequence ATGGAACTCAAGATCATCAACGAGCAAGGCCAGTCGACCTCTTCGGTGAACGCTTCGGACGCGGCTTTCGGCCGCGAGTACAACGAAGCGCTCGTGCACCAGGTGGTGACGGCCTTCATGGCCAACGGGCGTCAGGGCACCCGCTCGCAGAAGGATCGCGGCGAAGTCAGGCACTCGACCAAGAAGCCGTGGAACCAGAAAGGAACCGGCCGCGCGCGCGCCGGTATGACGTCCAGCCCGCTGTGGCGTGGCGGCGGTCGCATTTTCCCGAATCGGCCGGACGAGAATTTCAGCCATAAGCTCAACCGCAAGATGTACCGCGCGGGCCTTTCGTCGATCTTCTCGCAGCTCGCGCGCGAAGAGCGTCTGGCGGTCGTCGAGAGCTTCACGCTCGAGGCGCCGAAGACCAAGCTGCTCGCCCAGAAGCTCAAGGGCATGGGGCTCGCCAGCGTCCTCATCATCACCGACGCGCTCGACGAGAACCTCGGGCTGGCGTCCCGCAATCTGCCATTCGTCGACGTCGTGTCGGTGGCCGGAGCCGATCCGGTCAGTCTGATCCGCGCCGACCACGTGATCGTGACCCGCGGCGCCGTGGCCAAGATCGAGGAGATGTTCGCATGA